From a region of the Novipirellula artificiosorum genome:
- a CDS encoding sulfatase family protein, which yields MKLSPISPLILILLFANVGNTLAAERPNILFLFSDDHAVKAISAYGGALAPIAPTPNIDRIANEGAVFRNSFCANSICGPSRATILTGKHSHVNGFMRNGNNFDATQWTVAKALQSSGYTTAVIGKWHLNSNPVGFDHWEVLPGQGNYYNPDFLQMNGDRKRIEGYATDVTTDKAVAWLESRDTSKPFFLMCQHKAPHRTFSPALRHLGAFDDVEIPEPDSLFDDYSKRSDLLAKNEMEIDRHFDWAYDAKVRKDERGDVKLPAPDRYGTPEYNRMTPMQRKEWDAYFGPRNQSFLADFKAGKLEHHDIVRWKYRRYMRNYLSTVKAVDESVGRMLKYLDDNGLAENTIVIYSSDQGFFLGEHGWYDKRWMFEESFRMPFIIRWPGMVKAGSKPEELIQNIDYAPTFLEAAKLKIPSAVQGRSLVPLLKGNNSNWRDSLYYAYYELGEHAVPQHFGVRTDRHKLMYFPQSDEWNLFDLQTDPQEMQSVHSDPAYERTREALTAEYHRLREKYDAPEYEKR from the coding sequence ATGAAGCTTTCACCCATCTCTCCGCTTATCCTTATTCTTCTGTTCGCCAACGTCGGAAACACGCTCGCTGCCGAACGGCCGAATATCTTGTTTCTGTTCTCGGACGATCACGCGGTCAAGGCGATTTCGGCATACGGCGGGGCACTCGCTCCGATCGCGCCGACTCCGAACATTGATCGCATTGCCAACGAAGGCGCGGTATTTCGCAATTCGTTCTGCGCTAATTCGATCTGCGGGCCGTCGCGAGCTACCATTCTGACCGGTAAGCATAGTCATGTTAACGGTTTCATGCGGAACGGAAACAACTTCGACGCGACACAGTGGACTGTCGCCAAAGCACTGCAAAGCAGCGGCTACACGACCGCCGTGATCGGTAAGTGGCATCTGAATTCCAACCCGGTTGGCTTCGATCACTGGGAAGTGCTGCCGGGTCAGGGAAACTACTACAACCCCGACTTCCTTCAAATGAATGGCGATCGAAAGCGGATCGAAGGCTATGCAACCGACGTGACCACGGACAAAGCCGTCGCCTGGTTGGAATCGCGAGACACTTCAAAACCGTTCTTCCTGATGTGCCAGCACAAGGCTCCTCATCGCACATTTTCGCCCGCGCTGAGGCACCTCGGCGCTTTCGACGACGTAGAAATCCCGGAGCCGGATTCTCTGTTTGACGACTATTCGAAGAGGTCCGATTTGCTGGCGAAGAACGAAATGGAAATCGATCGCCATTTCGACTGGGCGTACGATGCAAAGGTTCGCAAAGACGAACGAGGCGACGTGAAGCTGCCGGCTCCGGACCGCTACGGGACTCCCGAATACAACCGCATGACGCCCATGCAACGCAAGGAATGGGATGCATACTTCGGCCCGAGGAATCAGTCGTTCCTTGCTGACTTCAAGGCAGGGAAGCTCGAGCACCACGACATCGTCCGCTGGAAGTATCGTCGCTACATGAGGAACTACCTCAGCACGGTCAAAGCCGTCGACGAAAGCGTCGGCCGCATGCTGAAGTACCTGGATGACAATGGCCTGGCCGAGAATACGATCGTGATCTATTCGTCCGACCAGGGTTTCTTTCTAGGCGAACATGGCTGGTACGATAAACGCTGGATGTTTGAAGAATCGTTTCGCATGCCATTTATCATCCGCTGGCCCGGCATGGTCAAAGCGGGCTCAAAACCCGAAGAACTCATTCAAAACATCGACTATGCTCCGACGTTCTTGGAAGCAGCCAAGTTGAAAATACCGTCCGCCGTGCAGGGCCGTTCGCTCGTCCCGTTGCTCAAGGGCAACAACAGCAACTGGCGAGATTCACTATACTATGCCTATTACGAGCTAGGCGAACACGCCGTGCCGCAGCACTTCGGGGTGCGAACCGATCGCCACAAGTTGATGTACTTTCCGCAAAGCGACGAGTGGAATCTATTCGACCTGCAGACCGACCCGCAAGAGATGCAAAGCGTTCACTCGGACCCTGCCTACGAACGAACGCGTGAAGCCTTGACCGCCGAATACCATCGCCTTCGCGAAAAGTATGACGCGCCGGAATATGAAAAGCGTTGA
- a CDS encoding arylsulfatase — protein MMRLLLRWVGTLGLWLLLTIGSPTTIKAESIDKPNIVYIMMDEWGYFESSGMGHPILQTPNIDHMAREGMRFTQFLAGGSVCAPTRSTLMTGQHTGHTTVRLNSGGAALRAEDRTIADMLHERGYATGGFGKWGLGDAGTTGVPENHGFDTFFGYYHQVHAHVHYPRYLLRNSVKIPLQGNTGDPYVGDVFADQLIHKAGLDFIRENAQRPFFAYMPWTAPHGHWGMPKDDPAFVKYRDKAWDATNQRGELDAQTYAAMVEMVDRQVGEIFQLLRELDLDRKTIVFVCGDNGGQAYFQNERYPHGFLGPNLNPKTGERFRAGKGSFYEGGLRIPFIVRWPGQIAPGSISNHLGYFPDILATLSELVDAPLDKNADGISILPTLLGEAVVGHEQQEHSYLYWEDRKSVAVRMGHWKAVRPSQSAPFELYDLNKDLEERNNVATRFPDVLETMKSQAAEAHSAPTSGGVLDPSIGFKGHTAP, from the coding sequence ATGATGCGGTTGCTCCTACGATGGGTCGGCACGCTTGGGCTCTGGCTCCTGCTGACAATCGGGTCACCGACGACCATCAAAGCTGAATCAATCGACAAGCCCAATATCGTTTACATCATGATGGATGAATGGGGCTACTTTGAATCGTCGGGAATGGGGCATCCGATTTTGCAGACGCCAAATATCGATCACATGGCCCGCGAGGGAATGCGGTTCACCCAATTCTTGGCCGGCGGAAGCGTTTGTGCTCCGACCCGCAGCACGCTGATGACCGGGCAACATACGGGGCACACGACCGTGAGGCTCAATAGCGGAGGGGCGGCTCTGCGTGCGGAAGATCGCACCATCGCGGACATGCTGCATGAGCGAGGCTATGCTACGGGCGGCTTCGGCAAATGGGGACTCGGTGACGCGGGAACGACGGGTGTTCCTGAGAATCACGGCTTTGACACCTTCTTTGGCTACTACCACCAAGTTCACGCCCACGTCCATTACCCGCGTTATCTACTGCGCAACAGCGTCAAGATTCCGCTACAGGGGAACACAGGTGATCCGTATGTCGGCGATGTGTTTGCGGACCAGCTCATTCACAAGGCGGGATTGGACTTCATCCGAGAGAATGCCCAGCGACCCTTCTTTGCTTACATGCCATGGACAGCACCTCACGGTCATTGGGGAATGCCCAAGGACGATCCCGCTTTCGTCAAGTACCGCGACAAGGCGTGGGATGCGACAAACCAACGTGGCGAGCTGGACGCTCAGACCTATGCAGCCATGGTGGAGATGGTTGATCGTCAAGTTGGCGAGATCTTCCAACTGCTGCGTGAACTTGATCTCGATCGAAAGACAATCGTCTTTGTCTGTGGGGACAACGGCGGGCAAGCCTACTTTCAGAATGAACGATACCCTCACGGTTTTTTGGGGCCCAACCTTAACCCAAAAACGGGCGAGCGATTCCGAGCAGGCAAGGGATCGTTCTATGAAGGCGGGCTGCGGATTCCGTTCATCGTCCGCTGGCCAGGTCAAATTGCTCCGGGTTCAATATCGAACCATCTCGGTTACTTTCCGGATATCCTGGCCACTTTGTCCGAGCTGGTTGACGCTCCGCTTGACAAAAACGCCGACGGAATTTCGATTCTGCCGACCTTGTTGGGCGAAGCCGTCGTCGGCCACGAGCAGCAGGAGCATTCGTACCTGTACTGGGAAGACCGTAAAAGCGTGGCGGTTCGGATGGGCCATTGGAAAGCAGTCCGACCGAGTCAATCAGCTCCGTTTGAGCTGTACGATTTGAACAAAGATCTCGAAGAGAGGAACAACGTTGCCACGCGCTTTCCCGACGTGTTGGAGACGATGAAATCTCAAGCCGCCGAGGCACACTCGGCTCCAACGTCGGGCGGGGTCTTAGATCCGAGCATTGGTTTCAAAGGTCACACCGCTCCGTGA
- the ric gene encoding iron-sulfur cluster repair di-iron protein — translation METICFADTAVGELVRQRPQRSRVFEQFGVDYCCGGKVSLRQACEKKNVNLDEVCENLKTCDQAPDRSEGLVDADLMTLTELANHIESTHHAYLKEEIPRLEWMTEKVARVHGEKDERLHALRKAFTAFRAEVEPHLMKEERILFPIVRQLEAADGPQEFHCGSVANPIRQMELEHDHAGDELATMHEATDGFVPPEWACNTYRALLSSLAELEQDMHQHIHKENNVLFPKAIQLESQRG, via the coding sequence ATGGAAACGATCTGTTTTGCGGATACGGCGGTTGGCGAACTTGTCCGTCAGCGACCTCAGCGATCGCGGGTTTTTGAGCAGTTTGGAGTCGACTATTGCTGCGGCGGCAAGGTCTCGTTGCGCCAGGCTTGTGAAAAAAAGAACGTCAATCTGGATGAGGTTTGCGAGAACCTGAAGACCTGTGATCAAGCTCCCGATCGTAGCGAAGGTCTTGTCGATGCGGACTTGATGACATTGACAGAATTGGCCAACCATATCGAAAGCACGCACCACGCCTATTTAAAAGAAGAGATTCCACGTTTGGAATGGATGACCGAAAAAGTCGCGCGTGTGCATGGTGAAAAGGACGAGCGATTGCATGCATTACGCAAAGCGTTCACTGCGTTTCGTGCGGAGGTTGAGCCGCATCTGATGAAGGAAGAACGAATCTTGTTTCCAATCGTTCGGCAACTCGAAGCCGCTGATGGGCCACAGGAATTCCATTGCGGCAGTGTTGCGAATCCCATTCGCCAAATGGAGCTCGAGCACGATCATGCCGGTGATGAACTGGCGACCATGCATGAAGCGACGGACGGGTTTGTCCCGCCGGAGTGGGCTTGCAACACGTATCGTGCGTTGTTGAGCAGTCTCGCGGAACTTGAACAAGACATGCACCAACACATTCACAAAGAAAACAACGTGCTATTTCCAAAAGCGATCCAGCTTGAATCACAACGTGGATAG
- a CDS encoding YwiC-like family protein produces the protein MEHKPKEHGAYAILIIPILTSLAAGGVSWVGVCVAAASVAGFLAHEPLLVMIGHRGPRAKRSATTATRYLVALTTICLASGVAAMLFGNVAVRVALIGCGILATLSFGIAFAGKHRTALGQTAGVIGLSAPCVPILLAAGIGTGDALKTWVVWLLGFAATTLAVRSVLAYQKHKNRILHWSGLTTISVFPLLIVVWWIEATDWILPVIPMILASWYLMIQPPPAKRLKQIGWSLVAATVVTAISVVAVAP, from the coding sequence ATGGAACATAAGCCTAAGGAACATGGTGCGTACGCTATTTTGATCATACCGATCCTGACGTCACTTGCAGCGGGCGGCGTGAGCTGGGTGGGCGTTTGTGTTGCGGCGGCCTCGGTCGCTGGTTTTCTGGCGCACGAGCCACTATTGGTGATGATCGGTCATCGCGGACCGCGAGCGAAACGTTCCGCGACGACCGCGACTCGCTATTTGGTGGCGTTAACAACGATCTGCTTAGCCAGCGGAGTTGCTGCAATGCTTTTCGGCAATGTCGCGGTTCGTGTTGCACTGATTGGGTGCGGAATTCTCGCGACGCTCAGTTTTGGAATCGCGTTTGCCGGTAAGCATCGAACGGCACTCGGACAAACCGCTGGCGTGATCGGACTTTCAGCCCCTTGCGTTCCTATCTTGCTTGCCGCGGGGATAGGGACGGGTGATGCTCTGAAAACATGGGTGGTGTGGTTGCTGGGATTCGCCGCGACCACGCTGGCGGTTCGCAGTGTGCTCGCATACCAAAAGCATAAGAATCGGATTCTGCATTGGAGCGGACTGACCACGATCTCTGTCTTTCCACTCTTGATTGTTGTGTGGTGGATTGAAGCAACCGATTGGATCTTGCCAGTGATCCCAATGATCTTGGCGAGTTGGTATCTGATGATTCAGCCTCCGCCGGCGAAACGACTAAAGCAAATCGGTTGGAGCCTCGTCGCGGCTACCGTTGTAACAGCAATCTCGGTCGTTGCCGTTGCCCCGTAA
- a CDS encoding RrF2 family transcriptional regulator, which translates to MIHQKTSQNAIAAMSRLAELYAVRPTCTLSSREIAESRNLPTPIVAKILTILSRAGYVTGSPGPGGGYRLAKKPSLITLKEVMILFERESESMCPFGPGWCGNQEPCPLHETIADMEKRAQKFLTKTTFAAFVKGEPSVPITGCK; encoded by the coding sequence ATGATTCACCAGAAGACCTCGCAGAACGCGATCGCCGCGATGAGCCGCTTGGCGGAATTGTATGCAGTGCGTCCCACCTGCACTTTGTCGTCGCGAGAAATCGCTGAAAGCCGGAACTTGCCGACGCCAATCGTTGCAAAGATCCTGACCATTCTTTCACGTGCCGGCTACGTTACCGGATCACCCGGCCCCGGCGGCGGTTACCGACTTGCCAAAAAACCCTCTTTGATCACCTTAAAAGAAGTGATGATCCTGTTCGAGCGTGAATCCGAATCCATGTGTCCATTCGGCCCCGGTTGGTGCGGCAACCAAGAACCCTGTCCGCTACACGAAACGATTGCCGATATGGAGAAACGCGCACAAAAATTTCTGACGAAGACGACCTTCGCTGCATTCGTCAAAGGTGAGCCAAGCGTGCCGATTACCGGTTGCAAATAG
- a CDS encoding acyltransferase family protein encodes MQNDAHTDRLHSLDALRAWAMLLGIVLHAAWFMSTRYFGTPITDADGSYFYEYVLYFIHIFRLQAFFLMAGLFAHLVFSRRGTWRFIWHRISRIAIPLLIGWLLLYPVMMLQYAWGGIESGRILTDQGLGATTLQELVSSLQMNASAFIHLWFLYDLLVIYAITLIVVLLMHKVIDRSGRIRRQISRGFRWLLQSWWSIVLLSIPSAIFLYFEDWWWGLGAYPINFIPDWPGLMGYCLFFAAGWLLYSQLNLLSDISRNWRRKLGLGVALSIPLFVVSTVLDYSVTPTYPLLDSNSFVRDHRDLLAAADRHVAEPNGADQLLNPSRMIVDALSPEYLALLENHDQLTPDQKVGLATEINDAVLSSESLAAPENWTTAKLPKEVAEMLADDSNRSDPAKLQLLNKKLLEATLPGMFLTDFKDRPRVRIYKAVFSAGYALAMWLLVFGAIGLFTHYFSHPSPVSRYIADSAYWIYLVHLPILFQIEVLVAPYQWGLFGIPKFLFYTAVTTVLCFASYHYLVRSSLIGRVLNGRTYPFKPLIKPRIVSMPGDVLANEAFDVEQTNPVPGQEIP; translated from the coding sequence ATGCAAAACGATGCCCATACCGATCGTCTTCACTCACTCGACGCACTTCGTGCCTGGGCAATGCTGTTGGGGATTGTACTTCACGCCGCGTGGTTTATGTCGACTCGGTACTTTGGGACTCCGATCACCGACGCCGATGGCAGCTATTTCTATGAGTATGTGCTCTACTTCATCCACATCTTTCGACTGCAAGCCTTTTTCTTGATGGCCGGCCTGTTCGCTCATTTGGTGTTTTCTCGGCGGGGAACTTGGCGATTCATCTGGCACCGAATTTCTAGGATTGCAATTCCGCTACTGATTGGCTGGTTGCTGCTCTATCCCGTCATGATGCTACAGTACGCTTGGGGTGGCATCGAGTCAGGCCGAATTCTCACGGATCAAGGCCTCGGGGCGACCACGCTGCAAGAATTGGTCAGCTCGCTTCAAATGAATGCATCTGCCTTCATCCACCTCTGGTTTCTTTACGATCTGCTCGTCATTTACGCGATAACGCTGATCGTCGTGCTGCTGATGCACAAAGTGATCGATCGATCGGGACGGATTCGTCGTCAAATCAGCCGGGGGTTTCGCTGGTTGTTACAGTCCTGGTGGAGCATCGTGTTGCTATCCATTCCTTCGGCGATTTTTCTTTACTTCGAAGATTGGTGGTGGGGACTTGGTGCCTATCCAATCAACTTCATTCCCGACTGGCCTGGTTTGATGGGGTATTGCCTGTTCTTTGCCGCCGGTTGGTTGCTGTACTCGCAACTCAACTTGCTGAGCGACATCAGCAGAAACTGGCGTCGTAAGCTGGGCTTGGGAGTGGCACTTTCGATTCCCTTGTTTGTCGTCTCAACGGTACTCGACTATTCGGTCACGCCCACCTATCCACTGTTGGACTCGAACAGTTTTGTCAGAGACCACCGAGACTTGTTAGCCGCCGCCGATCGTCACGTTGCTGAACCAAACGGCGCTGACCAACTCTTGAATCCTAGCCGAATGATTGTCGATGCGTTGTCGCCAGAGTATCTAGCCTTGCTGGAGAACCACGATCAACTGACACCGGATCAGAAAGTAGGCTTGGCCACAGAGATCAACGACGCTGTCCTTTCGAGCGAATCGCTGGCAGCACCCGAGAATTGGACGACGGCGAAGCTGCCAAAGGAAGTAGCAGAGATGCTGGCAGACGATTCGAATCGCAGTGATCCAGCCAAACTACAACTGCTAAATAAGAAACTCCTCGAGGCAACTCTGCCCGGCATGTTCTTGACCGATTTTAAGGATCGCCCCAGAGTCAGGATTTACAAAGCCGTTTTTAGTGCTGGATACGCACTGGCGATGTGGTTGCTCGTGTTTGGCGCGATCGGTCTCTTCACTCACTATTTTAGTCATCCTAGCCCCGTCTCGCGCTACATCGCCGATTCGGCCTATTGGATCTATCTCGTGCATCTGCCAATTTTGTTTCAGATCGAAGTGTTGGTCGCACCCTATCAATGGGGCCTCTTTGGCATTCCCAAATTCCTTTTCTATACCGCAGTGACAACGGTGCTCTGCTTTGCTTCCTACCACTATTTGGTTCGATCCAGCCTTATCGGCCGAGTACTCAACGGGCGAACGTACCCGTTTAAGCCACTGATCAAACCGCGGATCGTCTCGATGCCTGGTGATGTTCTCGCGAACGAAGCTTTCGACGTCGAGCAAACCAACCCCGTTCCTGGCCAAGAAATCCCCTGA